A region of the Nocardia nova SH22a genome:
TGTCGACCGAGTCACCGAGGGAGGGTCTCGACGATGTCTGACGTATCCACCACACCGGACCCCACCCATTACGCATACCGCGTCATCTGGTCCGCCGAGGACGACGAGTTCGTGGGGCTGTGTGCCGAGTTCCCATCACTGTCGTGGTTGTCCGAAAACCAGACCGAGGCGTTCCTCGGCATCCAGCGCGTCGTGCGCGACGTTGTACGGGACATGGTGGCCGAAGGCGAACAGATCCCGCGCCCGCTGTCGGAACGCAGCTACAGCGGCAAGTTCATGACTCGCGTTTCGCCCGACCTGCATGCCAGGCTCGCGCGAGAAGCGGCCGAACAGCACGTGTCCCTGAACCGCCTGGTTACCGAGCGACTTTCCACTCCGCTCTCGGCTCCGGCGAAAACTCCGTTCGGGCACCCGGACACTGTCCGGACCGAAGGCTCCGACGAAAATTCCACGCCCACTGCACATTCGGCATCTGCCTTCCGTCATCGCGAATGGACCGACGAGTTCATGGCTCGCGTGCTGGTTCCGGGTGTTGTGTTCTGGCTGGTCGAGAACGAGAGGTTCGACCAGACCGAACGCAAACAGGTCCAGGCGTGGTTCAAGCGCTACCAGCAGAAAGCGGGCACCGCTCCCGACGAGAACAACTCGCCGATGTCGTCTTGCCGAACCGGCAAGTAGCAGGCGATCAGCTCCACACCCGCCTCAGCGAGCAGATCGGCGGCGTACTGAGCCACGGCGGGCGGTACGCGCAGTCCGGAGCCCTTCCCTGACGTCGGTAACCTGGGCTGACGTGCCTGTTTAGCCCGTGCGCAGGTGGGAACCGCGCGCCTATGAGCGAAAAAGTGAGTTTCGACAGTCAAGGTTTGAAGGTTGCTGGATTGCTGTATGTCCCCGAGGATGCGCAGGGTGCCCTGCCCGCCGTCGTCATCGGCCATCCGGTGACCAGTGTCAAGGAGCAGTCACCGGCGAATTACGCCGAAGTGCTCGTCGGGGCGGGGTTCGTCGTGCTGACATTCGATGCGTCCTACCAGGGCGAGAGCGAAGGTACTCCGCGTCAGCTCGAAGATCCGGTGGTGCGTAGTGAGGATGTGAAGAATGCGGTCTCGTACCTCACGACGCGCAGTGAGGTCGATCCGGATCGTATCGGCGCTTTCGGTATCTGCGGCTCCGGAGGTTACGTCCCGTTCGCGGCGCAATCCGACAAACGGATCAAGGCCGTCGCGACCGCCAGTGGCGTGAACATCGGTGACCTGTTCCGCGCGGACCCGGACGCTCTCGCCGAGCAGATCGAGATCTCGAATGCGGCGCGCACCGCCGAGGCGCGTGGCGAGGCGAACGAGGCCGTCGATCTGCTGCCGACGACGAAGGAGCAGGCCGAGCAGTACCCCGATCGCAGCATGTTCCGGGAGGCCTACGACTTCTACAAGACTCCGCGTGGTCAGAACGAGAACGCGCCCAACACGCTGGCACCGACGAGCTACGACCGTATCGCCCAGTTCGATTCCTGGGAGTTCATCGACGCGATCGCCCCTCGCCCGCTGCTGATGTTCGCCGGATCGGACGCCGATACGCTCGCGCATTCACAAACCGCGATCGGCAAGGCGAAGGATCCGAAGGAACTGGTGCTCATCGAGGGCGCGTCCCACGTCGACCTCTACGACAAACGAGTCGCCGACGTCACTCCCGAACTGATCGAGTTCTTCAACGACAACCTCTGACGGACCGGTCTCAACCGGACAGCGAGATACGCACGCGCACAGTCATATCCAGATGGTCGCGAGCCACACGGTAACGGCTGCCGCGCAGAGCAGGGTGACGTTCAGGGCGACTTTCCGGTCTCCGCCGATCAGGTGGACCGGGAGCGCGGCGAGTTGCAGAACGACGAACCCGAGTGCCGCGACGACGGCGAGCCAGGGCACGAGGCCGGTCGCGGGCGGAAGAATCAGCCCGAATGCGCCGAGCACTTCGAGCACGCCGATGGCGCGAACGGCGGGCAGGGGCAGTCGGTCCACCCACGCCATCATCGGCCGGAGCCGATCCCGGCTGCGCGTGATCTTCAGTGTGCCCGCGTACAGGTAGAAGGCGGCGAGCAGGCCGGCAACGATCCAGAATGCGATGTTCACGATTCCCATCCAGCTTCATCGGTCATGTTTCGATTGCACAGCCGTGCCGCCGAGTCTGTCCAAGACCCGTTCCGCGACCTCGATACCGAACGGGTATCGTGCCAGCGTGGAGCTACGAATATTGCGATACTTCGTCGCTGTCGCCGAGGAACGTCATTTCGGTCGCGCCGCCACCCGCCTGCACATGAGCCAACCGCCGTTGAGCAGAGCCATCCGGCAGCTGGAGACCGAAGTCGGCGCCGCACTGTTCGATCGATCGCCCGCCGGTGTCGATCTCACCCGAGTCGGAGCGGTGCTGCTCGACGAGGCACGCGCCCTGCTCGCACAGGCCGACCGGCTCGGCGTGCGGATGGCCGCCGCGACCGGCAAAGCGAACCTCACCATCGGCATCCTGGGCGACGCCACCGATCCCGGCATCAGCAAGCTGGCCGCCGCCTACCGCAGCACCCATCCCGAGGTCGACATCCACATCCGCGACACCGACCTCACCGATCCGACCTGCGGATTGACGGCCGGACTGGTCGACGTCGCCGTCACCCGGGCACCGTTCGACGAAACCGCGCTGACCGTGCGTGACCTGCGTGCCGACCCGATGGGAGTGCTACTACGCGCCGACGACCCGCTGGCCCACCACGACCACCTGACCCGAACCGACCTCAACGGCCGCCGCTGGTTCCGATTCCCCGACGGCACCGACCCCATCTGGCAGTCCTACTGGAACGGAGGCGAACCACGGGAAGGACCGGTGGTGCGAGCCGTCCAGGAATGCGTACAGGCCGTACTCTGGAACGGCACCGTCGGCCTCACACCCCTCGGCCACCAGATGCCCGACGGCCTGATCGCGATCCCTCTGATAGACATGCCGCCGAGCCGGGTGGTCGTGGCCTGGAACGAGAGCGACACCAACCCGATGATCCGATCTTTCGTGCAAATGGCAAGGGCCGCATACGCCGATCCCTCGGCTCGACCGATTATTCGATACGCCTGAGGAATTCACTCAGGCACACACAGCCTCCTCCAACCGGCCGTGTTCCCGTGCCGTCGACCATTCGAGTGACCGTCCAGGAGTCCACCGCTCCGAGATCAAGCCCCGATCATGGAAAAGCCCACAGCCTTTCGCACGGCAACCGCCCCACCGCCGGTCCGGCGCCTCGAAAGTGACGCTCACAGCCGGATATTCGGCGGACCAGCACGCTGCGCACCGGATCGCAGATCAACGCCCTCGGGCAGCGGAACGTCGTTGTCGCGACGCGGTGGGCACGACAATCCACGCGCGGCGCCCGTTCGCATGATGTGCTCACCGGCGGGACGATCTTGTCGAGGCGACGCGGGGCGAATAATGCAGCAGCACTGGAGTTGTCAGGCGATAGAGTGCCCCCCGCAAGGCCAGCGCGTAGAGCTTCTTCGTACGGCCGAACGGGCTCGTTGTCGGCGCGACGGAAGACTTACTGTGGGATTACGACGGCGATGACATCGTGGTCACGCTGACCCGGGACTATCTGCGACCGAACGAATCGGTGACGCTACGTTGGGAGATCGACCGTGACGAGGGAACTGCGTGACGCTGCCGAACATGTCCTGCGCGCATGGAACCGGTATGAGATCGAGCGCGGCGCGGACCCTGTCATCGACTACGACTGCGTGCCGGGGAGCTCGGACGTACCCGCTGTGGCGAACCGACTCGAGGCATTGCAGCGCTTGTCGGAGCTGAAGGCCGAAGCCGATGCAATCGGTGAAGGTGGCCTCGCGACCAGAATCGATGCCGATATCGCCTACTGCGCCGCATTGCTCGGTGAACGCGAACCGCTCGCCCGATATGTTCGCCGCACGCAAGGGTGCGAGCCGAGAGGTTGGTCCGACCAATACCTCCGGCATCGCCTCGAACTGGCACGGAACTGCCTGGCCGCACTCGGAATCGACTGGGGCCCGAAGACCATGACCGACTTGATGGAAGCCGAAGGCCCACTGGACGTGTCGGTCAGTGCGGAAGCCATCCGGGAGGCGGCCACCGAACTCGAGCCCGTCGTCCGATCGGCGACCGGATCGACCACGGCATACGACCTCACCATCGAATCCGTCGACATCGACGCGTACTGGAGTTACTGGCTCGACGGCGCCGGTCGGAACCCCCGGCTGCGGATCAACCTCCGCAACGCACGCTTCACGCAGGTGGCGGCCCGCCAGTTCGCGCTACACGAAATACTCGGTCACGCACTGCAATTCGCGAGCATTTCGGCACGATGCGCCCACGAGGACGTGCCGTGGATCCAGCTGTGCTCCGTCCATTCGCCCAACCAAGTCTTGTTCGAAGGTCTCGCGCAGGCAATGCCGTTGATCGTGACTCCTGACGACGAAAACCTCACCGCACGAGTGCGACTCGACCACTACCACCAACTCGTTCGCGGTCAACTACACCTCGCACTCGCCGCCGGAGAGCCCGTCCTGGATCTCGCCGAACGCGCCCGGCGTAGTGTCCCCTACTGGACCGATTCCCAGATTGCCGACCTGTTGACCGATCGTGGCGCCAATCCACTCCTGCGGTCGTACATGTGGTCCTATTCCGCCGGAATCGATTGGTTCGTCCGGCTCGCCGACAGCCCGGAAGCGCCGGTGGGACAAGTCCTGCACGCGGTCTACCAGGCGCCGCACACACCTGCCGAACTCATGGACCACTGGCCCGACGGTCCAACTGTCGGTGGCGAGTAGACAACACCACCTGGCGAATGTGTCTTCCACCCGAACATTGCGCGTGCTGGAACCAGTCCGCCGAGCCGCTGACATCACGGCCGGTGACAGCTTCCGACGCCAATTCGACACTCTTACAAAGAAGGCCAGCACAGCATGACCAATCTCCCCGACGACCTCCAGTTCGAACACCTCGATGCCGCCCGCGCACGAGAACTGAGGGACGTAGTCGAAGACATCTACCGGCGCGCGTACATCGATACCATCGCGTCGGGTGAATTGTTCGACACCCCAGAGGAATTCATGACGCGGTTCGACGCCTACACCGACCCGACGCGGTCGGGCGGGTTCGAACTCGTGATCGCCCGAGTTCGAGGCGAACCGGTCGGGCAAGCATGGGGATGGCCGCTCGCTCCGGACACCGCCTGGTGGGGTGGGCTGCACCTCGACAGTGGAGGTATCGACGAATTCTCGGCCGAGACAGGCACCCGCACCTTCGCATTGAGCGAAATCATGGTGTGCCGACAGCACACCGGGCACGGACTGGCCCGCGCACTGCACGACGAACTACTCCGGCACCGGCCCGAAGAGCGCGCGACACTGCTCGTCGAACCGGAGAACACTCGTGCGTACAACGCCTACCGCAAATGGGGCTGGCACCGGGTGGGCCACCTGAGGCCGAACTGGCCCGACGCTCCGCTGTTCGATGTGCTGATCAAGGAGATCGCCACGCGCCCCGGTCAGTTCGGGACAATGTCAGAACCTTGATGGCTCAGCTGGTTCGAGAACTCGGCCAATCTCCCGCACAGACAACGTGACTCGGGATCGGTAACCGCTCATGGCGCGGCGATGTCCTTCTCCTTCATGCGGCTCGCCTTCATGTACCGCAGGAGCAGTTGTACCGGCCGACCGGCGAAGCGGGTCTGCTGTAGTCGTCCGAGGATTCGGAAGATCGCGATCTGCCGGCGGTTCGACGGGGTGAAGAACGAGGTCATGTCCATGCCGATGCGCTGGTAGTACTCGACGGCGGGGCGTAGGGCTCGGTCCCACGCGGCGAACGCGCGGGCCGGGTCGGCGGGGTGGCGTTGCAGCATCGTGCCGAGCAGGTGCGCTCCGGCCAGCGCGGACGACGCGCCCATTCCCGAGTACAGGCTGACGCACCAGGCCGCGTCGCCGAGGAGCACGACGCGGCCGCGGTGCCAGCTGTCCATGCGCACCTGCTCGACCGAATCGAACAGCACGTCACCGGTCGTCTCGAGGGCCGCGGCGACCTCGGTGAGGGTGCGCCCCAGCGGACCGGTGCCGAATACGGCGCGCATGCGCTCGGCCGGTGGTTCGGTGAGTTCGGCGTCCACGTCGTCGGTGCGGTAGGACACGAGGACCGTGGACGGCCGGTCGGCGAAGGGGAAGATCCACACCGATCGGCCCGGCTCCAGCAGAGTGGCGCCGTCTCCCTCGGCGAGATCGCTCAAAGCCCGGTCCAGACTGAACGCGGCGACGACGTAATCGAGTCTGTGCAAATACTTTTCGTGCGGTCCGAATACCAGGGACCGCACCGTGGAACGCACCCCGTCGGCGCCGATCACCAGGTCGAAGCGCTCGGTTGTCGAGGCTCCGGTCACGGTGTCGGTCAGTGTGACGTCCACACCGTCGACATCCTGTTCGATCGCGGCGGGCACGGTCGAGAAGCGAATGTCGGTGTCGGCGGGCAGTTTCGCGCAGGTCGCCTGTTCGACATCGCCGCGCAGCATCATCCACGGCCTGCCGGGCAGGTCCACGTAGCCCAGCCCGCGTCGCCGATTCCCGGCCCGGTCGATCTCGAAGCTGGCGCCGTCGGTCGAGGCTCGATCGCGAATCCCGTCCATGATGCCGAGCCGTCGAGCCGCTGCCCGGCCCGCGCCGAACAGGGCGATGAAGTAACCACCGGATCGCCGCTGCGCCGCCCGCTCGACAACGGTTGGCGTCCAGCCGATTTCGCGCAGCCGGATCGCCGCGGCCGCACCACCGATACCCAGTCCCACGATCAGAACGCGGTTGCCATTGCCTTGCGTCGGATTCACACCCTCAGGCTATACCAACTGACCAAATTCGTCATTTGGTCAGTTTCGGGTGTAGTATCCAATTCATCGACGCGATGAACTGCACCACCGAGGCGCTCGCCACCTGCGCCGCAGTGTCCCCTGACCTGGTGCGGCACCACTTCGGTTCCGAACAACTGCGGCGAATATGCACTCCCTGCTCGATCCCGCGCGGGCGCGCGACGCCTTCGAGCGACCCGAATCCCCGACGACCAGGAAGTTCCCATGACCGAGCAGACCCGGATCGAACCGAACCTGCACGGGGTCGAGGTGACCGCTCTCCTCACCCTCTATCAGCGCTGGCAGGACAACCAGCGACGCACTCCGCTACTCGACGACCGCTGGCCCGACCGGCTCGTGCCACGCATCGACTTCGAGTTCGGTCAGTTCGATCGGATGGCGCCCTTCGGCGGCTACTCGCTGACCGCCCTGCGGACCCGGGTCATGGACGACTGGATCCGGGAGTTCCTGTCCGACAACGAGAACGCCGTCGTGATCGATCTCGGAGCAGGTCTCGACAGCCGGGTCTTCCGGATCGATCCCGGCCCCGGCCACCACTGGTACGACGTGGACCTTGCGGCCGTGGTCGAACTCGCGGCACAACTCTTCCCGTCCCGGGACGGTCACACCCGCATCCCCGCGTCCGTCGCCGAGACCGGCTGGATCGATCGGATCCCCACCGACCGACCGGCGGTGATCGTCGCCGACGGCCTGTTCGGCTTCCTGTCGACGACCCAGGCGCAGCGACTGTTCCGGACCATCGCCGACCACTTCCCGCACGGTGAGATCGTTTTCAACGCCTACGGGCCGATGATCCGGAAGAAGCGGGAGCCGGTGTTCACCAAGTACGGCATCACCTTCGGATGGACGATCGAGCAGCCCGCCGATGTCGAGCGGCTCGAGCCCCGTCTGCACTTCGCCGACGAGGCCAGCCAATTCCGAAATCCATTGTTGTCCGAGACATCTCGGGCCTGCCGACTGATGTGCGCAGCCATCCGACTGTCACCGAGCGCCACCCACGCCACGCGGCTGCTGAAGTATCGATTCTGACGC
Encoded here:
- a CDS encoding type II toxin-antitoxin system HicB family antitoxin; the encoded protein is MSDVSTTPDPTHYAYRVIWSAEDDEFVGLCAEFPSLSWLSENQTEAFLGIQRVVRDVVRDMVAEGEQIPRPLSERSYSGKFMTRVSPDLHARLAREAAEQHVSLNRLVTERLSTPLSAPAKTPFGHPDTVRTEGSDENSTPTAHSASAFRHREWTDEFMARVLVPGVVFWLVENERFDQTERKQVQAWFKRYQQKAGTAPDENNSPMSSCRTGK
- a CDS encoding alpha/beta hydrolase, with the translated sequence MKVAGLLYVPEDAQGALPAVVIGHPVTSVKEQSPANYAEVLVGAGFVVLTFDASYQGESEGTPRQLEDPVVRSEDVKNAVSYLTTRSEVDPDRIGAFGICGSGGYVPFAAQSDKRIKAVATASGVNIGDLFRADPDALAEQIEISNAARTAEARGEANEAVDLLPTTKEQAEQYPDRSMFREAYDFYKTPRGQNENAPNTLAPTSYDRIAQFDSWEFIDAIAPRPLLMFAGSDADTLAHSQTAIGKAKDPKELVLIEGASHVDLYDKRVADVTPELIEFFNDNL
- a CDS encoding DoxX family protein; this encodes MNIAFWIVAGLLAAFYLYAGTLKITRSRDRLRPMMAWVDRLPLPAVRAIGVLEVLGAFGLILPPATGLVPWLAVVAALGFVVLQLAALPVHLIGGDRKVALNVTLLCAAAVTVWLATIWI
- a CDS encoding LysR family transcriptional regulator, whose translation is MELRILRYFVAVAEERHFGRAATRLHMSQPPLSRAIRQLETEVGAALFDRSPAGVDLTRVGAVLLDEARALLAQADRLGVRMAAATGKANLTIGILGDATDPGISKLAAAYRSTHPEVDIHIRDTDLTDPTCGLTAGLVDVAVTRAPFDETALTVRDLRADPMGVLLRADDPLAHHDHLTRTDLNGRRWFRFPDGTDPIWQSYWNGGEPREGPVVRAVQECVQAVLWNGTVGLTPLGHQMPDGLIAIPLIDMPPSRVVVAWNESDTNPMIRSFVQMARAAYADPSARPIIRYA
- a CDS encoding GNAT family N-acetyltransferase, which produces MTNLPDDLQFEHLDAARARELRDVVEDIYRRAYIDTIASGELFDTPEEFMTRFDAYTDPTRSGGFELVIARVRGEPVGQAWGWPLAPDTAWWGGLHLDSGGIDEFSAETGTRTFALSEIMVCRQHTGHGLARALHDELLRHRPEERATLLVEPENTRAYNAYRKWGWHRVGHLRPNWPDAPLFDVLIKEIATRPGQFGTMSEP
- a CDS encoding FAD-dependent monooxygenase is translated as MNPTQGNGNRVLIVGLGIGGAAAAIRLREIGWTPTVVERAAQRRSGGYFIALFGAGRAAARRLGIMDGIRDRASTDGASFEIDRAGNRRRGLGYVDLPGRPWMMLRGDVEQATCAKLPADTDIRFSTVPAAIEQDVDGVDVTLTDTVTGASTTERFDLVIGADGVRSTVRSLVFGPHEKYLHRLDYVVAAFSLDRALSDLAEGDGATLLEPGRSVWIFPFADRPSTVLVSYRTDDVDAELTEPPAERMRAVFGTGPLGRTLTEVAAALETTGDVLFDSVEQVRMDSWHRGRVVLLGDAAWCVSLYSGMGASSALAGAHLLGTMLQRHPADPARAFAAWDRALRPAVEYYQRIGMDMTSFFTPSNRRQIAIFRILGRLQQTRFAGRPVQLLLRYMKASRMKEKDIAAP
- a CDS encoding class I SAM-dependent methyltransferase; translation: MTEQTRIEPNLHGVEVTALLTLYQRWQDNQRRTPLLDDRWPDRLVPRIDFEFGQFDRMAPFGGYSLTALRTRVMDDWIREFLSDNENAVVIDLGAGLDSRVFRIDPGPGHHWYDVDLAAVVELAAQLFPSRDGHTRIPASVAETGWIDRIPTDRPAVIVADGLFGFLSTTQAQRLFRTIADHFPHGEIVFNAYGPMIRKKREPVFTKYGITFGWTIEQPADVERLEPRLHFADEASQFRNPLLSETSRACRLMCAAIRLSPSATHATRLLKYRF